A DNA window from Anastrepha ludens isolate Willacy chromosome 6, idAnaLude1.1, whole genome shotgun sequence contains the following coding sequences:
- the LOC128866541 gene encoding protein kinase 4, which produces MSSGINCREIFVFLEILIWNQRDHQKKRNHHHQKQQRHNNNNDSGQQRRQQQEQQKQQKTNNAVKVLKCKNNNNNHKIYSSKSNSNSNSNNNSSNNVSIVSGGSQCSSNTSVSSNKSQIINNYQHSAGHRQQQQQQQQQQQQQQHLQYFQQQQQQLLNNAKSNNNNNHHTHLNHFKILQNQMKIVSKTCTNGQQ; this is translated from the coding sequence atGTCTTCCGGAATAAATTGTCGtgaaattttcgtatttttggaaattttaatttggaaCCAAAGAGATCACCAGAAGAAGagaaatcatcatcatcaaaagCAGCAAcgacataacaacaacaatgatagTGGCCAGCAGCGGCGacagcaacaagaacaacagaaacaacaaaaaaccaacaacGCAGTGAAAGTGTTaaagtgtaaaaataataataataatcacaaaatttatagcagcaaaagcaacagcaacagcaatagcaacaataacagcagcaacaacgtcAGCATCGTCAGTGGCGGTAGTCAATGTAGCAGTAATACCAGTGTCAGCAGCAACAAAAGCCAAATAATCAACAATTACCAGCATAGTGCTGGTCATcgtcagcaacagcaacagcaacaacaacaacaacaacaacaacagcatttacaatattttcagcagcaacagcagcagctgctTAATAAcgccaaaagcaacaacaacaacaaccaccacaCGCACTTAAATCACTTTAAAATATTGCAGAATCAAATGAAAATCGTCAGCAAAACCTGCACAAACggccaacaataa